The Flavobacterium sp. 123 genome contains a region encoding:
- the xerA gene encoding site-specific tyrosine recombinase/integron integrase, whose product MYWKAKTISHKKEKRIAVYFEKNTELITRIKQIEGARWSQSLAAWHIPDTEQNRIRFKIPPLSHIIPSAEGIEQIKKFKQWLRSKRYSESTITTYTEALKSFLVFYREKPIAEITNEDVIVYNNEYILKNNLSASYQNQIVNAIKLFFQTIQETKMMVDKIHRPKRAKLLPNVLSKEEIKLILNAHSNIKHKTMLSLIYSCGLRRSELLNLKPADIDSKRGIVIIRQAKGKKDRIAPLSPKILEMLREYYVISKPKTWLFEGQNIGEHYSEQSLQSVLKQALQKVGNTKPVTLHWLRHSYATHLLENGTDLRYIQELLGHSSSKTTEIYTHVSTKSIQQIKSPFDDL is encoded by the coding sequence ATGTACTGGAAAGCCAAAACCATCAGCCACAAAAAAGAAAAACGAATTGCCGTTTATTTCGAAAAAAATACCGAATTAATTACCCGAATCAAACAAATTGAAGGCGCACGCTGGAGTCAATCCCTAGCAGCTTGGCACATTCCAGATACAGAACAAAATCGGATTCGGTTTAAAATCCCACCTTTATCACATATTATTCCATCGGCAGAAGGCATTGAACAAATTAAGAAATTCAAGCAATGGCTGCGTTCCAAACGGTATAGCGAAAGCACAATAACTACCTATACTGAAGCCTTGAAATCCTTCCTGGTTTTCTATAGAGAAAAACCCATTGCCGAAATCACCAATGAAGATGTGATTGTTTACAACAACGAGTACATTTTGAAAAACAATCTTTCGGCTTCGTATCAGAACCAAATTGTAAATGCAATTAAACTATTTTTTCAAACCATTCAGGAAACTAAGATGATGGTAGATAAAATACACCGTCCCAAACGAGCTAAACTATTGCCCAACGTTTTGAGTAAAGAGGAAATAAAATTAATTTTAAATGCTCATAGCAACATCAAACACAAAACAATGTTATCCTTAATTTATAGTTGTGGTTTGCGCCGAAGCGAGCTTTTAAATTTAAAACCAGCTGATATTGATTCAAAAAGAGGAATCGTAATTATTCGACAAGCCAAAGGAAAAAAAGATAGAATTGCTCCTTTGTCTCCAAAAATATTAGAAATGCTTCGAGAATATTACGTAATAAGCAAACCTAAAACTTGGCTCTTTGAAGGGCAAAATATAGGAGAACACTATTCAGAACAAAGTTTACAAAGTGTTTTAAAACAAGCTCTTCAAAAAGTTGGAAACACAAAACCTGTAACTCTACATTGGTTACGCCACAGTTATGCTACACATTTACTAGAAAACGGAACCGATTTGCGATATATACAAGAATTATTAGGACATAGCAGTAGCAAAACTACCGAAATTTACACTCACGTAAGTACGAAAAGTATTCAACAAATAAAGAGTCCGTTTGATGATTTGTAA
- the dnaK gene encoding molecular chaperone DnaK has product MGKIIGIDLGTTNSCVSVMEGNEAVVIPNAEGKRTTPSIIAFVEGGEIKVGDPAKRQAVTNPTKTIASIKRFMGHSFAEITEEAKRVPYSVVKGDNNTPRVDIDGRLYTAQELSAMTLQKMKKTAEDYLGQTVTEAVITVPAYFNDAQRQATKEAGEIAGLKVMRIINEPTAAALAYGLDKKGKDQKIAVYDLGGGTFDISVLELGDGVFEVLSTNGDTHLGGDDFDQTIIDWLADEFKTEEGIDLRLDPMSLQRIKEAAEKAKIELSSSAETEINLPYVTATASGPKHLVKKLTRAKFEQLSDSLVKRSMAPVAKALKDAGLSTSDIDEVILVGGSTRMPRIADEVEKFFGKKASKGVNPDEVVAIGAAIQGGVLSGDVKDVLLLDVTPLSLGIETMGGVMTTLIESNTTIPTKKSQVFSTAADSQPSVEIHVLQGARAMAADNKTIGRFHLDGIPPAPRGVPQIEVTFDIDANGIIKVSATDKGTGKSHDIRIEASSGLTAEEIERMKKDAEANADSDKIARERAEKLNEADGMIFQTESQLKELGSKLSDENKVAVEYALTELRMAHQSQDIPAIQTALDNINAAWKKATEAMYAQGEQGQADAQPQGDAAQGDNVEDVEFEEVK; this is encoded by the coding sequence ATGGGTAAAATAATCGGAATTGATTTAGGTACGACCAACTCTTGTGTTTCTGTAATGGAAGGTAATGAAGCAGTTGTTATTCCTAATGCAGAAGGAAAAAGAACAACGCCATCTATCATCGCTTTTGTTGAAGGTGGAGAAATTAAAGTGGGAGATCCTGCTAAAAGACAAGCAGTAACAAATCCTACCAAAACGATTGCTTCTATTAAACGTTTTATGGGTCATTCTTTTGCTGAAATCACTGAAGAAGCAAAAAGAGTACCTTATTCAGTAGTAAAAGGGGACAACAATACACCACGTGTGGATATTGATGGTCGTTTATATACTGCACAAGAATTGTCAGCTATGACGCTTCAAAAAATGAAAAAAACAGCGGAAGACTATTTAGGTCAAACTGTTACTGAAGCGGTTATTACTGTTCCTGCTTACTTTAACGATGCACAACGTCAAGCTACTAAAGAAGCTGGTGAAATTGCAGGTCTTAAAGTAATGCGTATTATCAACGAACCTACAGCTGCTGCTTTAGCTTACGGTTTAGATAAAAAAGGTAAAGATCAAAAAATCGCTGTTTACGATTTAGGTGGTGGTACTTTTGATATCTCTGTTCTTGAATTAGGTGACGGAGTTTTTGAAGTATTGTCTACTAATGGTGATACGCACTTAGGTGGTGATGATTTTGACCAAACTATTATTGACTGGTTAGCTGACGAATTCAAAACGGAAGAAGGTATTGATTTACGTTTGGACCCAATGTCATTACAACGTATTAAAGAAGCTGCAGAGAAAGCTAAAATTGAATTGTCATCTTCTGCTGAAACTGAAATCAACTTACCTTACGTAACTGCTACAGCTTCAGGACCAAAACACTTAGTTAAAAAATTAACTAGAGCTAAATTTGAACAATTATCTGATTCATTAGTAAAACGTTCAATGGCACCAGTTGCTAAAGCGCTTAAAGATGCAGGTTTATCTACATCTGATATTGACGAAGTTATCCTTGTAGGAGGTTCTACTCGTATGCCAAGAATTGCTGACGAAGTTGAAAAATTCTTTGGTAAAAAAGCGTCTAAAGGAGTTAACCCTGATGAGGTTGTTGCTATTGGAGCAGCTATTCAAGGTGGAGTTTTATCTGGAGATGTAAAAGATGTATTGTTACTTGACGTTACACCATTATCTTTAGGTATCGAAACTATGGGTGGAGTTATGACTACATTAATTGAGTCTAACACAACTATCCCAACAAAAAAATCGCAAGTATTCTCTACTGCTGCTGATTCTCAACCATCTGTTGAAATCCACGTATTGCAAGGAGCTAGAGCAATGGCTGCAGATAATAAAACTATCGGTCGTTTCCATTTAGATGGTATTCCACCAGCACCAAGAGGTGTTCCACAAATTGAAGTAACTTTTGATATTGATGCTAATGGTATCATCAAAGTTTCTGCAACGGATAAAGGAACTGGTAAATCTCATGATATTCGTATCGAAGCTTCTTCTGGATTAACAGCTGAAGAAATCGAAAGAATGAAAAAAGATGCAGAAGCAAATGCTGATTCTGATAAAATTGCAAGAGAAAGAGCTGAAAAATTGAACGAAGCTGACGGAATGATCTTCCAAACTGAGTCTCAATTGAAAGAACTTGGAAGCAAATTATCTGATGAAAACAAAGTTGCTGTTGAATATGCATTGACTGAATTGAGAATGGCACACCAATCTCAAGATATTCCTGCAATTCAAACTGCTCTTGACAACATTAACGCAGCTTGGAAAAAAGCTACTGAAGCAATGTATGCTCAAGGAGAACAAGGTCAAGCTGACGCACAACCACAAGGTGATGCTGCTCAAGGAGACAATGTTGAAGATGTTGAGTTTGAAGAAGTAAAATAA
- the corA gene encoding magnesium/cobalt transporter CorA, producing the protein MRKIKYRKGRKLQPYSLEYTGIHKDKESEMQLFVYDSFEVTEYEDFKVFDLDKLVIPQKTNWLNIHGLNNLALIQAIGGHFDIDNFMLADILNTTRRTKLEESHDSLFFNIKSLLPTEHSDNISVEQISFLMKDGVLISFQEKRSDFFTHIRERIRTHSGIVRSKKADYLLYILLDAIMENFYITIENEEDKVEELINLSKRSTDPIILEKIEKHRDNFNFLKRSIIPLRDSLYDIKSIKDDNVFNIMEADNFSFFARLHQKSLELLEQIDSDMGSLESASNFFFSAQTHKMNEIMKTLTIVSALFIPLTFIVGVYGMNFENMPELKYQNGYYAIVAIMVLISIGMVVYFKKRRWF; encoded by the coding sequence ATGAGAAAAATTAAATACAGAAAAGGAAGAAAACTGCAACCTTATAGTTTAGAATATACAGGGATTCATAAGGACAAAGAGTCAGAAATGCAGCTGTTTGTGTATGATAGTTTTGAGGTCACAGAATATGAGGATTTTAAGGTTTTTGATTTAGATAAATTAGTAATTCCTCAAAAAACAAATTGGCTGAACATTCATGGATTGAACAATCTTGCTTTAATACAGGCTATTGGCGGACATTTTGATATTGATAATTTCATGCTAGCCGATATTTTGAATACAACCAGAAGAACCAAATTAGAAGAATCGCATGACAGTTTGTTCTTTAATATCAAATCACTTTTGCCAACCGAGCATTCGGATAATATCAGTGTGGAACAAATTAGTTTTTTGATGAAAGACGGTGTTTTAATCTCTTTTCAAGAAAAACGTTCTGATTTTTTCACACACATCAGGGAACGTATCCGAACGCATTCAGGGATTGTGAGATCTAAAAAAGCAGATTATTTGCTGTACATCCTTTTGGATGCAATTATGGAAAATTTTTACATCACCATAGAAAACGAGGAAGACAAAGTGGAGGAGTTAATCAACCTTTCCAAGCGAAGTACAGATCCTATAATTTTAGAAAAAATTGAAAAACATAGGGATAATTTTAATTTTTTGAAACGTTCTATAATTCCTCTTAGGGATTCTTTGTACGATATAAAAAGTATCAAAGATGATAATGTGTTTAATATAATGGAAGCGGATAATTTTAGTTTTTTTGCTCGTTTACACCAAAAAAGTTTGGAGCTATTAGAACAAATAGATTCGGATATGGGTTCGTTAGAAAGTGCATCTAATTTCTTTTTTTCGGCACAAACACATAAGATGAATGAAATCATGAAAACCTTGACTATCGTTTCGGCACTATTTATTCCGCTTACATTTATTGTAGGGGTTTATGGGATGAATTTTGAAAACATGCCGGAACTCAAATATCAAAATGGCTATTATGCGATAGTAGCAATTATGGTATTAATCAGTATAGGAATGGTTGTTTATTTTAAAAAACGACGTTGGTTTTAA
- the pta gene encoding phosphate acetyltransferase: MNKAIYIATSEQNCGKSIISLGLMSLLIGKTAKVGYFRPIIEDFEEGGLDNHIETILSHFGLDIEFEEAYAITKSKLIKKKNKGKIGEVIDLIIEKYKRLEERFDFVLVEGTSFMGEGTAIELDINVLIAKNLGIPTIIVGSGVGKTLEELIDSLYLVYDSFKMKEVEVLAVIANKVRPENVDLVTEGLQKNLPKGVLINSIPVISSLNNPTVQEIVNELNANVLFGSAYLNNQTSNFSVGAMQLCNYLVHLKESSLVITPGDRADIILGALQANESVNYPSIAGIILTGNILPEKSILKLIEGLSPIVPIIAVEEGTYYITNKIGSIKSKIYANNKQKIATSINTFEKYVDLDTLAQKLITFEAEGMTPKMFQYNLVKRAKKHRKHIVLPEGNDERIIIAASRLLAMDVVDISIIGNKKQIENKVAELGLDFDFSKVDIINPIESKCYDDYVNTYYELRKAKNVSMAMAKDLMEDVSYFGTMMVYKGHADGMVSGAAHTTQHTILPALQFIKTKPNCSVVSSIFFMCLEDRVSIFGDCAINPNPTAEQLAEIAISSADSSLAFGIEPKVAMLSYSSGSSGKGDEVDKVRLATEIVRQKRPDLKIEGPIQYDAAVDLEVGQSKMPNSEVAGHASVLIFPDLNTGNNTYKAVQRETGALAIGPMLQGLNKPVNDLSRGCTVDDIINTVVITAIQAQGL; the protein is encoded by the coding sequence ATGAATAAGGCCATTTACATAGCTACAAGTGAGCAAAACTGTGGTAAATCCATTATTAGTTTGGGATTGATGAGTTTGTTGATTGGTAAAACCGCCAAAGTAGGGTATTTTAGACCTATTATCGAAGATTTTGAAGAAGGCGGACTAGACAATCATATTGAGACAATTCTTTCTCATTTTGGCTTGGATATCGAATTTGAAGAGGCATACGCTATAACCAAAAGTAAGTTAATCAAGAAAAAGAATAAAGGGAAAATCGGGGAAGTAATTGATTTGATTATTGAAAAATACAAACGATTAGAAGAACGATTCGATTTTGTTTTGGTTGAAGGAACTAGCTTCATGGGTGAAGGAACTGCAATCGAGTTAGATATCAATGTTTTGATTGCAAAAAATTTAGGAATTCCAACCATCATCGTAGGGTCAGGAGTAGGTAAAACTTTAGAGGAATTAATAGATAGCTTGTACCTTGTTTACGATTCTTTCAAAATGAAAGAGGTCGAAGTATTAGCCGTTATTGCTAATAAAGTAAGACCTGAAAATGTTGATTTGGTTACTGAAGGCCTACAAAAAAACCTTCCAAAAGGAGTTTTGATAAATTCAATCCCGGTTATATCTAGCCTAAACAATCCTACTGTTCAGGAAATTGTAAATGAATTAAATGCCAATGTTTTATTTGGCTCGGCCTATTTAAATAATCAAACTAGCAATTTTAGCGTTGGTGCGATGCAATTGTGTAATTATTTAGTACATCTGAAAGAAAGTAGCTTAGTGATAACTCCTGGTGATAGAGCCGATATTATTTTAGGCGCTTTGCAAGCGAATGAATCAGTGAACTATCCTAGTATTGCGGGAATTATTTTGACAGGTAATATTCTGCCTGAAAAGAGTATTTTGAAGCTGATAGAAGGACTTTCTCCTATTGTGCCTATTATTGCTGTTGAAGAAGGAACGTATTATATTACCAATAAAATAGGATCTATCAAATCTAAAATTTATGCTAATAACAAACAAAAAATCGCAACTTCTATAAATACGTTCGAAAAGTATGTGGATTTAGATACGCTTGCGCAAAAACTAATTACGTTTGAAGCAGAAGGAATGACACCAAAAATGTTTCAGTATAACTTAGTAAAAAGAGCTAAAAAACACCGCAAACATATTGTGCTTCCAGAAGGAAATGATGAACGAATTATTATTGCAGCTTCGCGATTATTAGCAATGGATGTGGTTGATATTTCAATTATTGGAAACAAAAAACAAATTGAAAATAAAGTCGCTGAGCTGGGATTAGATTTCGATTTCTCAAAAGTAGATATTATCAATCCAATTGAATCTAAATGCTACGATGATTATGTAAATACCTACTACGAATTGCGAAAAGCTAAAAATGTTTCTATGGCTATGGCCAAAGATTTAATGGAAGATGTTTCGTATTTTGGAACGATGATGGTGTATAAAGGGCATGCTGACGGAATGGTTTCGGGAGCGGCTCATACTACACAACATACTATTTTGCCCGCATTGCAATTCATTAAAACAAAACCAAATTGCTCCGTTGTTTCGTCTATCTTTTTTATGTGTTTAGAAGATCGTGTTTCTATTTTTGGAGATTGTGCAATCAATCCGAATCCAACGGCAGAACAATTAGCAGAAATTGCGATTTCATCCGCTGATTCTAGTTTAGCTTTTGGAATTGAACCAAAAGTAGCCATGCTTTCCTATTCATCAGGTTCATCAGGAAAAGGGGATGAGGTTGATAAAGTTAGATTAGCTACCGAAATTGTAAGACAAAAACGCCCTGATTTAAAAATAGAAGGCCCTATTCAATATGATGCAGCTGTAGATTTAGAGGTAGGACAAAGCAAAATGCCAAATTCTGAGGTAGCGGGTCACGCCAGTGTATTGATTTTCCCTGATTTAAATACAGGAAACAATACTTATAAAGCAGTACAAAGGGAAACTGGCGCTTTAGCAATTGGACCAATGTTGCAAGGATTAAATAAACCAGTAAATGATTTGAGTCGTGGTTGTACCGTTGATGATATTATAAATACAGTTGTAATTACTGCCATTCAAGCGCAAGGATTGTAA
- a CDS encoding acetate/propionate family kinase, which produces MKIVIINSGSSSIKYQLIDMPSSAVICSGMIDRIGLESSNLSYVTDAVKVEENLPIANHKIGLEKIAQLLMDDKVGVIKSTSEIEAVGHRVVHGGSSFSNTVIINDEVNEKIKQLFDLAPLHNPANLEGIIVASAIFDTAKQVAVFDTAFHQTIPVVAHKYALPNYLLTENKIRVYGFHGTSHKYVSEKAIHYLKEKTTAKASKIITIHLGNGCSMTAIKDGKSIDHTLGFGPMNGLIMGTRSGDVDQSVIFYLVNTLGYSIDAVSTMLNKQSGMLGLTGYSDLRDIEANAAQGNAECQLALDMNAYRIKKFIGSYSAVLNGLDAIVFTAGIGENSSYIRKLVCTDMDYFGLDLDDAKNEVRSKEIREINTSDSKTKILVIPTNEEIEIANQVYDLLLS; this is translated from the coding sequence ATGAAAATAGTAATAATAAATTCAGGGAGTTCTTCTATAAAATACCAATTAATCGATATGCCTTCAAGTGCGGTTATTTGTAGCGGAATGATTGATAGAATTGGTTTAGAATCTTCTAATTTAAGTTATGTAACCGATGCTGTAAAAGTAGAGGAGAACTTGCCTATAGCGAATCATAAAATAGGATTGGAGAAAATTGCTCAGCTATTGATGGATGATAAAGTTGGAGTGATAAAAAGTACTTCAGAAATTGAAGCTGTTGGACATAGAGTAGTGCATGGAGGAAGTAGTTTTTCTAATACGGTTATCATTAATGATGAGGTTAATGAAAAAATAAAACAACTTTTTGACTTAGCGCCTTTGCATAATCCTGCTAATTTAGAAGGAATAATTGTGGCATCAGCAATTTTTGATACGGCTAAACAAGTAGCTGTTTTTGATACTGCTTTTCATCAAACAATTCCTGTTGTAGCTCATAAATACGCATTGCCTAATTATCTTTTGACTGAAAATAAAATTCGTGTATATGGTTTTCATGGAACAAGTCATAAATATGTTTCAGAAAAAGCGATTCACTATTTGAAAGAAAAAACAACCGCTAAAGCTTCAAAAATAATCACCATACATTTAGGAAATGGATGCAGTATGACTGCTATAAAAGACGGTAAAAGTATTGACCATACGTTGGGATTTGGCCCTATGAACGGATTGATTATGGGAACCCGAAGCGGAGATGTGGACCAATCGGTGATATTCTATTTAGTTAATACCTTAGGATATTCTATTGATGCAGTGAGTACAATGTTGAATAAACAAAGCGGAATGCTTGGACTTACGGGCTACAGTGATTTGAGAGATATTGAAGCTAATGCTGCACAAGGAAATGCCGAATGTCAGTTAGCATTAGATATGAATGCGTATCGAATCAAGAAATTTATCGGCTCCTATTCAGCAGTTCTAAATGGACTTGATGCTATTGTTTTTACTGCTGGTATCGGTGAAAATTCTTCTTATATCAGAAAATTGGTTTGTACTGATATGGATTATTTTGGACTTGACTTAGACGATGCTAAAAATGAAGTTCGTTCAAAAGAAATTAGAGAAATTAATACTTCAGATTCAAAAACAAAAATATTGGTTATTCCTACCAATGAAGAAATAGAAATTGCAAACCAAGTATATGATTTGTTATTGAGTTAA
- a CDS encoding histidine kinase, which produces MKTKLLHILFFILTTVQLSAQELLPFVENYSKSDYQGDNQIWSVTQGNDNAMYFANNYYLLRYDGVKWEKNTLPNKTIIRSIMVDGDKIYSGSYKEFGYWTRKDGKMSYVSISKGKKIFDENNNEEIWKIFKFQNKIYFQSFNSLFLFDGKTIKEKKFPFLASYCFVVDDQLLIASVEKGVYKINHGQIEKINGWDVLENNVIHSIQKYQNRTYFFTKKNGVYIYENGVMSSWKNPLNDILKAANINIAQFIRNNKLIIGTANKGVYVYDLNTNSYKNINRNNVLMNNSILSIGQDKENDLWLGLDNGIAHIEVNSPISIFYDSSGILGSVYSVASTPKGYLMASNHGVFKYENKQLSLVSNSQGQAWNINKINSKYIIGHNEGTFIYEDGLFYKLSTVNGGWNMIKSSINSSYLQATYSGVIIYNDVTNLTKHIVVKGLLKPIKYLAQNRKNEIWAADNNRGLYRILYNDAYETTKVENVSQRSNIKNDFGVKIFEFRNEILFLIHNSWYTYNSITSQLEENELFNTNFKNVSDIVAIDENHFMVLQDGLLYHIYADGNKFIRTIIQEKYYKGKIINDNLKVFKNKDNYLLNLDDGFISLQLKYKNKPKTSIKIEAFNEDVLVANKSKIKHNSELQVHIISGIYGATKPDLYYKINGTKEFTPVKEGLIVLNNLSSGSHDITVFNHDGLHYNKIANFEFIVAKPWYFSFWMILLYFVIIGGILYIYYKWNKMRYIQKLALREEELKHQKKILEMELKAENELTSQEYEKHILELELQSKSSEVAGKSLSIAKQSEMIENIQGILDTETDFNKLKSEIKKAIKINAVNKHEWETFETNLNQIHNEFIVNLSKKYPNLTSKDIKLCIYLKMNLSSKEIAPMMNISFRGVELHRYRLRKKLNLVQEENLSKFLLTI; this is translated from the coding sequence TTGAAAACTAAATTACTACACATACTTTTTTTTATTTTAACAACTGTTCAACTATCTGCCCAAGAGTTGCTTCCTTTTGTTGAGAACTACAGTAAATCAGATTATCAAGGGGACAACCAAATTTGGAGTGTAACACAAGGCAATGATAATGCGATGTATTTTGCTAATAATTATTATTTGTTACGCTACGATGGCGTAAAATGGGAGAAAAATACCTTACCAAACAAAACCATTATCCGGTCTATAATGGTAGATGGCGACAAGATTTATTCGGGCTCTTACAAGGAATTTGGTTACTGGACTAGAAAAGATGGAAAGATGAGTTATGTTTCCATTTCTAAAGGGAAGAAGATTTTTGATGAAAATAACAATGAGGAAATCTGGAAAATATTCAAATTCCAAAACAAAATTTACTTTCAATCGTTTAACAGCCTTTTTCTTTTTGACGGAAAAACAATTAAAGAAAAAAAGTTTCCTTTTCTAGCTTCTTATTGCTTTGTTGTTGACGATCAACTTTTGATTGCTTCCGTTGAAAAAGGAGTTTATAAAATAAATCATGGTCAAATCGAAAAAATAAATGGCTGGGACGTACTAGAAAACAATGTGATTCATTCCATTCAAAAATACCAAAATAGAACCTATTTTTTTACTAAAAAAAATGGAGTTTATATATATGAAAATGGAGTAATGAGTTCCTGGAAAAATCCTTTGAACGATATTTTAAAGGCGGCAAATATAAATATTGCTCAGTTTATAAGGAACAATAAACTAATAATTGGAACCGCTAATAAAGGAGTTTATGTTTATGATTTGAACACAAATTCTTATAAAAACATCAATCGAAATAATGTATTGATGAACAACTCTATTTTGAGTATTGGTCAAGATAAGGAAAATGATTTATGGTTAGGATTGGACAATGGGATTGCGCATATTGAAGTTAATTCACCGATTTCTATTTTTTATGATAGCTCAGGAATTTTAGGCTCCGTATATTCTGTAGCAAGTACGCCAAAAGGGTATTTAATGGCATCCAATCATGGCGTTTTTAAATATGAAAACAAACAACTTTCCTTAGTTTCAAATTCACAAGGGCAGGCCTGGAATATTAACAAAATAAATAGTAAATATATTATTGGTCATAATGAAGGAACCTTTATTTATGAAGATGGGTTGTTCTATAAATTGAGTACTGTAAATGGGGGCTGGAATATGATAAAAAGTAGCATCAATAGCTCTTATTTACAAGCAACTTACAGTGGTGTTATTATTTATAATGATGTGACTAATTTAACCAAACATATTGTTGTTAAAGGACTTTTGAAACCTATAAAATATTTAGCTCAAAACAGAAAAAATGAAATATGGGCAGCTGATAATAACAGAGGCTTGTATCGAATTTTATATAATGACGCCTATGAAACTACCAAAGTTGAAAATGTTAGTCAACGCAGTAATATAAAAAATGATTTTGGGGTAAAAATATTTGAATTCCGAAATGAAATTCTTTTTTTGATTCATAATTCTTGGTATACTTATAATTCCATCACTAGCCAATTAGAAGAGAATGAATTGTTTAATACAAATTTCAAGAATGTTTCAGATATTGTTGCTATAGATGAAAATCATTTCATGGTGCTTCAAGATGGACTTTTATATCATATTTATGCCGATGGTAATAAATTTATTAGAACTATAATTCAAGAAAAATATTATAAAGGAAAAATTATTAATGATAACTTGAAAGTATTCAAAAATAAAGACAATTACCTTTTGAATCTAGATGATGGTTTTATTTCGTTACAATTAAAATATAAAAACAAACCCAAAACAAGCATTAAAATTGAAGCCTTCAATGAAGATGTTTTAGTAGCGAATAAATCAAAAATCAAGCATAATTCAGAGCTTCAAGTACATATTATATCGGGTATTTACGGAGCTACAAAACCTGATTTATATTATAAAATAAATGGAACAAAAGAATTTACACCGGTAAAAGAAGGGTTGATTGTTTTGAATAACCTTAGTAGTGGGTCTCATGATATTACTGTGTTTAATCATGATGGTTTACATTATAATAAAATTGCAAACTTTGAATTTATTGTTGCAAAACCATGGTATTTCTCATTTTGGATGATTCTTTTGTATTTTGTTATAATAGGAGGGATCTTATACATTTATTACAAATGGAATAAGATGCGATACATTCAAAAACTAGCATTAAGAGAAGAAGAATTAAAACATCAGAAGAAAATCTTGGAGATGGAGTTAAAAGCTGAAAATGAACTCACTAGCCAAGAATATGAAAAGCATATTTTAGAACTAGAACTACAATCAAAATCATCTGAAGTAGCAGGAAAGTCACTTTCTATTGCCAAGCAAAGTGAGATGATTGAAAATATTCAAGGTATTCTTGATACCGAAACGGATTTTAATAAACTGAAAAGCGAAATTAAAAAGGCTATAAAAATAAACGCGGTTAACAAGCACGAATGGGAAACTTTTGAAACCAATTTGAATCAAATACACAATGAATTTATTGTGAACCTTTCCAAAAAATATCCAAATCTTACTTCAAAGGATATTAAGCTTTGTATTTACCTAAAAATGAATCTTTCTTCTAAAGAAATAGCACCAATGATGAACATTTCTTTTAGAGGAGTTGAGCTACA